A stretch of the Nicotiana tabacum cultivar K326 chromosome 6, ASM71507v2, whole genome shotgun sequence genome encodes the following:
- the LOC107830289 gene encoding polypyrimidine tract-binding protein homolog 2 isoform X1: MASGSSQPQFRYTQPPSKVLHLRNLPWECTEEELIELGKPFGKVVNTKCNVGANRNQAFIELAELNQAIAMISYYASSSEPAQVRGKTVYLQYSNRQEIVNNKTTADVAGNVLLVTIEGNDARLVSIDVLHLVFSAFGFVHKITTFEKTAGFQALVQFSDAETATSAKDALDGRSIPSYLIPELGPCTLKITYSAHTDLSVKFQSHRSRDYTNPHLPVAPSAIDASGQFSLGLDGKKLEPESNVLLASIENMQYAVTLDVLHTVFSAFGPVLKIAMFDKNGGVQALIQYPDVRTAVVAKGALEGHSIYEGGYCKLHITYSRHTDLSIKVNNDRSRDYTIPNTPMLNSQPSIFGQQPPQIGGPGVHPYSAPAHYAPAPGVAPPQHSAGWNSAAATANPGMPMQMHNHPYMPPGSVPSQMGSAVIPMHGRNGIPYSTAMPPYHQQ, translated from the exons ATGGCATCTGGGTCTAGCCAACCCCAGTTTCGATACACACAGCCACCATCAAAGGTCCTCCATTTGAGAAACTTACCATGGGAGTGCACAGAGGAGGAGCTGATCGAATTGGGGAAGCCATTTGGTAAAGTTGTTAATACCAAGTGTAATGTTGGAGCGAACCGGAATCAGGCATTTATAGAGTTA GCAGAATTAAATCAAGCTATTGCAATGATATCGTACTACGCCTCTTCCTCAGAACCGGCTCAGGTACGAGGGAAAACCGTCTACCTACAATATTCCAACAGGCAAGAGATAGTGAACAACAAAACTACAGCAGATGTAGCTGGAAATGTGTTGTTGGTTACAATTGAGGGGAATGATGCTCGCCTTGTCAGTATTGATGTTTTACATTTG GTGTTTTCAGCTTTTGGATTTGTGCACAAAATCACAACATTTGAGAAGACAGCTGGATTCCAG GCTCTGGTGCAATTTTCTGATGCAGAAACCGCTACTTCAGCAAAGGATGCCCTGGATGGAAGAAGCATTCCCAG TTACTTGATTCCAGAACTTGGACCATGTACACTTAAAATCACATATTCTGCTCATACGGATCTGAGCGTGAAGTTTCAGAGTCATCGTAGCAG GGATTACACCAATCCTCACCTTCCTGTTGCTCCCTCAGCCATAGATGCAAGTGGTCAG TTCAGTTTGGGTTTGGATGGGAAGAAACTGGAACCTGAGAGTAATGTTCTTCTTGCTTCCATTGAGAACATGCAGTATGCAGTTACCTTGGATGTCCTACACACG GTTTTCTCAGCTTTCGGTCCTGTACTAAAGATTGCTATGTTTGATAAGAATGGAGGGGTTCAGGCTCTGATACAGTACCCTG ATGTACGCACAGCTGTTGTTGCGAAGGGAGCTTTAGAAGGACATTCCATTTATGAAGGTGGATATTGCAAGCTTCATATCACTTACTCTCGACACACTGATCTTAGTATAAAG GTTAATAATGATCGCAGCAGAGATTATACAATCCCAAATACCCCTATGTTGAATTCTCAACCTTCAATCTTTGGGCAGCAGCCACCTCAGATAGGAGGTCCAGGTGTTCATCCATACAGTGCCCCTGCCCATTACGCTCCAGCTCCAGGTGTTGCTCCGCCTCAGCATTCTGCAGGCTGGAACTCTGCTGCCGCCACAGCAAATCCAGGAATGCCAATGCAGATGCATAATCACCCTTACATGCCACCTGGTAGTGTGCCTTCACAGATGGGTTCTGCGGTGATTCCAATGCATGGACGGAATGGCATACCGTATTCTACTGCAATGCCTCCTTATCATCAACAGTAG
- the LOC107830288 gene encoding ATP-dependent zinc metalloprotease FTSH 11, chloroplastic/mitochondrial, with product MTTLQASLIFKPLPSPLFHFSSSKPFYSLRLSTTTAFTSLKPRFCRHNLLLHCTLTPENVSSDFALSNNNDNEIEPQEFNKPQEFNEPSSFGESSSSIEEASNVVESEVLVEENGEMKRKLPIVVFLMGLFAKVKNGFEKILLSDWFSWWPFWQQEKRLDRLIADADANPKDTALQSALLVELNKHSPESVIRRFEQRAHAVDSRGVAEYLRALVVTNAIAEYLPDEQSGKPSSLPSLLQELKQRASGNMDEPFLNPGISEKQPLHVVMVDPKVSSRSSRFAQEFLSTIIFTIAIGLVWIMGATALQKYIGGLGGIGASGVGSSSSYAPKELNKEIMPEKNVKTFKDVKGCDDAKQELEEVVEYLKNPAKFTRLGGKLPKGILLTGAPGTGKTLLAKAIAGEAGVPFFYKAGSEFEEMFVGVGARRVRSLFQAAKKKAPCIIFIDEIDAVGSTRKQWEGHTKKTLHQLLVEMDGFEQNEGIILMAATNLPDILDPALTRPGRFDRHIVVPNPDVRGRQEILELYLQDKPVGDDVDVKAIARGTPGFNGADLANLVNIAAIKAAVEGAEKLNASQLEFAKDRIIMGTERKTMFLSEDSKKLTAYHESGHAIVALNTEGAHPIHKATIMPRGSALGMVTQLPSNDETSISKKQLLARLDVCMGGRVAEELIFGQDNVTTGATSDLHTATELAQYMVSSCGMSDAIGPVHIKERPSAEMQSRIDAEVVKLLREAYDRVKALLKKHEKALHALANALLECETLSSEEIRRILLPLSEERLSEQQQQPQDEEALALV from the exons ATGACTACTCTTCAAGCTTCTCTTATCTTCAAGCCTTTACCTTCtcctcttttccatttttcttcttccaAACCCTTTTACTCCCTTCGTTTATCCACAACAACTGCGTTTACTTCTTTAAAGCCTCGTTTTTGCCGCCACAATTTACTCCTTCACTGTACATTGACTCCTGAAAATGTCAGTTCTGATTTTGCCTTATCCAATAATAATGATAATGAAATTGAACCCCAAGAATTCAATAAACCCCAAGAATTCAATGAGCCCTCCTCCTTTGGTGAGAGCAGTAGTTCAATTGAAGAAGCGAGTAATGTTGTGGAATCTGAggtattggtggaggagaatgggGAAATGAAGAGGAAGTTGCCTATAGTGGTTTTCTTGATGGGGTTATTTGCTAAGGTCAAGAATGGGTTTGAGAAGATTTTGCTGTCTGATTGGTTTAGTTGGTGGCCCTTTTGGCAGCAAGAGAAGCGTCTCGATAGATTGATTGCTGATGCTGATGCTAATCCTAAGGACACAGCTCTGCAGAGTGCTTTGCTTGTTGAACTCAACAAGCACAG CCCTGAGTCTGTCATTCGGCGCTTTGAGCAGAGAGCTCATGCTGTAGACAGTAGAGGAGTCGCAGAATATTTACGAGCTCTTGTGGTGACAAATGCTATTGCCGAATATCTACCTGATGAGCAATCCGGAAAGCCTTCTAGTCTTCCTTCACTG TTGCAAGAATTGAAGCAGCGGGCATCAGGGAACATGGATGAGCCGTTTCTCAATCCTGGCATTTCCGAGAAGCAGCCATTGCATGTTGTGATG GTTGATCCTAAAGTTTCAAGCAGATCATCACGTTTTGCGCAAGAGTTTCTCTCAACTATCATATTCACTATTGCCATTGGCTTGGTCTG GATAATGGGTGCTACTGCACTTCAGAAATATATTGGTGGCTTAGGTGGGATTGGAGCTTCTGGTGTCGGTTCAAGCTCATCCTATGCCCCGAAAGAGTTGAATAAAGAAATAATGCCTGAGAAG AATGTCAAAACGTTTAAGGATGTCAAAGGTTGTGATGATGCTAAGCAAGAGCTTGAGGAGGTTGTTGAGTACCTCAAAAATCCTGCTAAGTTCACTCGGCTTGGGGGAAAGTTGCCGAAG GGCATTCTTTTGACTGGAGCTCCTGGAACAGGAAAAACCCTCCTTGCCAAG GCTATCGCTGGAGAAGCAGGGGTGCCTTTCTTCTATAAGGCAGGCTCTGAATTTGAAGAAAT GTTTGTGGGAGTTGGTGCTCGACGTGTTAGATCTTTGTTTCAAGCTGCTAAGAAGAAG GCTCCATGCATCATATTTATTGATGAAATTGATGCTGTTGGATCAACTCGAAAGCAGTGGGAAGGTCATACTAAGAAAACACTGCATCAGTTACTTGTTGAGATGGATGGTTTTGAGCAAAATGAG GGAATAATATTGATGGCTGCGACCAACTTGCCTGATATACTTGATCCTGCCTTGACAAGACCCGGTAGATTTGATAGGCAT ATTGTAGTTCCAAACCCAGATGTGCGGGGCCGTCAAGAGATCTTAGAGCTTTATTTGCAAGACAAACCAGTTGGTGATGATGTCGATGTGAAAGCGATTGCTCGTGGAACACCAGGATTCAATGGAGCAG ATTTGGCAAACCTTGTGAATATTGCTGCCATTAAGGCTGCTGTTGAAGGTGCTGAGAAGCTAAATGCATCACAGTTGGAGTTTGCAAAAGATAGAATAATAATGGGAACAGAACGCAAAACCATGTTCCTGTCAGAAGATTCAAAGAAG CTAACTGCATATCACGAGAGTGGCCATGCAATTGTTGCCTTGAATACTGAAGGTGCACATCCAATCCATAAAGCTACAATCATGCCACGTGGATCTGCTTTGGGAATGGTTACACAGCTTCCTTCAAATGATGAGACATCAATCAGCAAAAAGCAGTTGTTAGCACGGCTTGATGTTTGTATGGGAGGAAGAGTAGCTGAGGAGCTGATCTTTGGTCAAGACAATGTAACTACCGGGGCTACTAGTGACCTTCACACAGCTACAGAACTTGCTCAATACATG GTATCGTCCTGTGGGATGAGTGATGCAATTGGACCTGTTCACATCAAAGAGCGGCCAAGTGCTGAAATGCAATCACGTATTGACGCGGAG GTGGTTAAACTTCTAAGAGAAGCTTATGATCGTGTAAAGGCCCTCCTAAAGAAG
- the LOC107830289 gene encoding polypyrimidine tract-binding protein homolog 2 isoform X2: MISYYASSSEPAQVRGKTVYLQYSNRQEIVNNKTTADVAGNVLLVTIEGNDARLVSIDVLHLVFSAFGFVHKITTFEKTAGFQALVQFSDAETATSAKDALDGRSIPSYLIPELGPCTLKITYSAHTDLSVKFQSHRSRDYTNPHLPVAPSAIDASGQFSLGLDGKKLEPESNVLLASIENMQYAVTLDVLHTVFSAFGPVLKIAMFDKNGGVQALIQYPDVRTAVVAKGALEGHSIYEGGYCKLHITYSRHTDLSIKVNNDRSRDYTIPNTPMLNSQPSIFGQQPPQIGGPGVHPYSAPAHYAPAPGVAPPQHSAGWNSAAATANPGMPMQMHNHPYMPPGSVPSQMGSAVIPMHGRNGIPYSTAMPPYHQQ; the protein is encoded by the exons ATGATATCGTACTACGCCTCTTCCTCAGAACCGGCTCAGGTACGAGGGAAAACCGTCTACCTACAATATTCCAACAGGCAAGAGATAGTGAACAACAAAACTACAGCAGATGTAGCTGGAAATGTGTTGTTGGTTACAATTGAGGGGAATGATGCTCGCCTTGTCAGTATTGATGTTTTACATTTG GTGTTTTCAGCTTTTGGATTTGTGCACAAAATCACAACATTTGAGAAGACAGCTGGATTCCAG GCTCTGGTGCAATTTTCTGATGCAGAAACCGCTACTTCAGCAAAGGATGCCCTGGATGGAAGAAGCATTCCCAG TTACTTGATTCCAGAACTTGGACCATGTACACTTAAAATCACATATTCTGCTCATACGGATCTGAGCGTGAAGTTTCAGAGTCATCGTAGCAG GGATTACACCAATCCTCACCTTCCTGTTGCTCCCTCAGCCATAGATGCAAGTGGTCAG TTCAGTTTGGGTTTGGATGGGAAGAAACTGGAACCTGAGAGTAATGTTCTTCTTGCTTCCATTGAGAACATGCAGTATGCAGTTACCTTGGATGTCCTACACACG GTTTTCTCAGCTTTCGGTCCTGTACTAAAGATTGCTATGTTTGATAAGAATGGAGGGGTTCAGGCTCTGATACAGTACCCTG ATGTACGCACAGCTGTTGTTGCGAAGGGAGCTTTAGAAGGACATTCCATTTATGAAGGTGGATATTGCAAGCTTCATATCACTTACTCTCGACACACTGATCTTAGTATAAAG GTTAATAATGATCGCAGCAGAGATTATACAATCCCAAATACCCCTATGTTGAATTCTCAACCTTCAATCTTTGGGCAGCAGCCACCTCAGATAGGAGGTCCAGGTGTTCATCCATACAGTGCCCCTGCCCATTACGCTCCAGCTCCAGGTGTTGCTCCGCCTCAGCATTCTGCAGGCTGGAACTCTGCTGCCGCCACAGCAAATCCAGGAATGCCAATGCAGATGCATAATCACCCTTACATGCCACCTGGTAGTGTGCCTTCACAGATGGGTTCTGCGGTGATTCCAATGCATGGACGGAATGGCATACCGTATTCTACTGCAATGCCTCCTTATCATCAACAGTAG
- the LOC107830289 gene encoding polypyrimidine tract-binding protein homolog 2 isoform X4 — MCCWLQLRGMMLALSVLMFYICRPVSRIYLQWQLIASGERANVFSAFGFVHKITTFEKTAGFQALVQFSDAETATSAKDALDGRSIPSYLIPELGPCTLKITYSAHTDLSVKFQSHRSRDYTNPHLPVAPSAIDASGQFSLGLDGKKLEPESNVLLASIENMQYAVTLDVLHTVFSAFGPVLKIAMFDKNGGVQALIQYPDVRTAVVAKGALEGHSIYEGGYCKLHITYSRHTDLSIKVNNDRSRDYTIPNTPMLNSQPSIFGQQPPQIGGPGVHPYSAPAHYAPAPGVAPPQHSAGWNSAAATANPGMPMQMHNHPYMPPGSVPSQMGSAVIPMHGRNGIPYSTAMPPYHQQ; from the exons ATGTGTTGTTGGTTACAATTGAGGGGAATGATGCTCGCCTTGTCAGTATTGATGTTTTACATTTG CAGGCCAGTGTCCAGGATATATCTTCAGTGGCAGCTTATTGCTTCGGGAGAAAGAGCGAAT GTGTTTTCAGCTTTTGGATTTGTGCACAAAATCACAACATTTGAGAAGACAGCTGGATTCCAG GCTCTGGTGCAATTTTCTGATGCAGAAACCGCTACTTCAGCAAAGGATGCCCTGGATGGAAGAAGCATTCCCAG TTACTTGATTCCAGAACTTGGACCATGTACACTTAAAATCACATATTCTGCTCATACGGATCTGAGCGTGAAGTTTCAGAGTCATCGTAGCAG GGATTACACCAATCCTCACCTTCCTGTTGCTCCCTCAGCCATAGATGCAAGTGGTCAG TTCAGTTTGGGTTTGGATGGGAAGAAACTGGAACCTGAGAGTAATGTTCTTCTTGCTTCCATTGAGAACATGCAGTATGCAGTTACCTTGGATGTCCTACACACG GTTTTCTCAGCTTTCGGTCCTGTACTAAAGATTGCTATGTTTGATAAGAATGGAGGGGTTCAGGCTCTGATACAGTACCCTG ATGTACGCACAGCTGTTGTTGCGAAGGGAGCTTTAGAAGGACATTCCATTTATGAAGGTGGATATTGCAAGCTTCATATCACTTACTCTCGACACACTGATCTTAGTATAAAG GTTAATAATGATCGCAGCAGAGATTATACAATCCCAAATACCCCTATGTTGAATTCTCAACCTTCAATCTTTGGGCAGCAGCCACCTCAGATAGGAGGTCCAGGTGTTCATCCATACAGTGCCCCTGCCCATTACGCTCCAGCTCCAGGTGTTGCTCCGCCTCAGCATTCTGCAGGCTGGAACTCTGCTGCCGCCACAGCAAATCCAGGAATGCCAATGCAGATGCATAATCACCCTTACATGCCACCTGGTAGTGTGCCTTCACAGATGGGTTCTGCGGTGATTCCAATGCATGGACGGAATGGCATACCGTATTCTACTGCAATGCCTCCTTATCATCAACAGTAG
- the LOC107830289 gene encoding polypyrimidine tract-binding protein homolog 1 isoform X3 has protein sequence MCCWLQLRGMMLALSVLMFYIWCFQLLDLCTKSQHLRRQLDSRLWCNFLMQKPLLQQRMPWMEEAFPGDVGLYFGWVKDHFCRCGAYTLGLDIFEELFKNLLKGYLIPELGPCTLKITYSAHTDLSVKFQSHRSRDYTNPHLPVAPSAIDASGQFSLGLDGKKLEPESNVLLASIENMQYAVTLDVLHTVFSAFGPVLKIAMFDKNGGVQALIQYPDVRTAVVAKGALEGHSIYEGGYCKLHITYSRHTDLSIKVNNDRSRDYTIPNTPMLNSQPSIFGQQPPQIGGPGVHPYSAPAHYAPAPGVAPPQHSAGWNSAAATANPGMPMQMHNHPYMPPGSVPSQMGSAVIPMHGRNGIPYSTAMPPYHQQ, from the exons ATGTGTTGTTGGTTACAATTGAGGGGAATGATGCTCGCCTTGTCAGTATTGATGTTTTACATTTG GTGTTTTCAGCTTTTGGATTTGTGCACAAAATCACAACATTTGAGAAGACAGCTGGATTCCAG GCTCTGGTGCAATTTTCTGATGCAGAAACCGCTACTTCAGCAAAGGATGCCCTGGATGGAAGAAGCATTCCCAGGTGATGTTGGATTATATTTTGGCTGGGTTAAGGATCATTTTTGTAGATGTGGTGCATATACATTGGGGCTGGACATCTTTGAGGAgctttttaagaatttactgaagGG TTACTTGATTCCAGAACTTGGACCATGTACACTTAAAATCACATATTCTGCTCATACGGATCTGAGCGTGAAGTTTCAGAGTCATCGTAGCAG GGATTACACCAATCCTCACCTTCCTGTTGCTCCCTCAGCCATAGATGCAAGTGGTCAG TTCAGTTTGGGTTTGGATGGGAAGAAACTGGAACCTGAGAGTAATGTTCTTCTTGCTTCCATTGAGAACATGCAGTATGCAGTTACCTTGGATGTCCTACACACG GTTTTCTCAGCTTTCGGTCCTGTACTAAAGATTGCTATGTTTGATAAGAATGGAGGGGTTCAGGCTCTGATACAGTACCCTG ATGTACGCACAGCTGTTGTTGCGAAGGGAGCTTTAGAAGGACATTCCATTTATGAAGGTGGATATTGCAAGCTTCATATCACTTACTCTCGACACACTGATCTTAGTATAAAG GTTAATAATGATCGCAGCAGAGATTATACAATCCCAAATACCCCTATGTTGAATTCTCAACCTTCAATCTTTGGGCAGCAGCCACCTCAGATAGGAGGTCCAGGTGTTCATCCATACAGTGCCCCTGCCCATTACGCTCCAGCTCCAGGTGTTGCTCCGCCTCAGCATTCTGCAGGCTGGAACTCTGCTGCCGCCACAGCAAATCCAGGAATGCCAATGCAGATGCATAATCACCCTTACATGCCACCTGGTAGTGTGCCTTCACAGATGGGTTCTGCGGTGATTCCAATGCATGGACGGAATGGCATACCGTATTCTACTGCAATGCCTCCTTATCATCAACAGTAG
- the LOC107830289 gene encoding polypyrimidine tract-binding protein homolog 2 isoform X5: MCCWLQLRGMMLALSVLMFYIWPVSRIYLQWQLIASGERANVFSAFGFVHKITTFEKTAGFQALVQFSDAETATSAKDALDGRSIPSYLIPELGPCTLKITYSAHTDLSVKFQSHRSRDYTNPHLPVAPSAIDASGQFSLGLDGKKLEPESNVLLASIENMQYAVTLDVLHTVFSAFGPVLKIAMFDKNGGVQALIQYPDVRTAVVAKGALEGHSIYEGGYCKLHITYSRHTDLSIKVNNDRSRDYTIPNTPMLNSQPSIFGQQPPQIGGPGVHPYSAPAHYAPAPGVAPPQHSAGWNSAAATANPGMPMQMHNHPYMPPGSVPSQMGSAVIPMHGRNGIPYSTAMPPYHQQ, translated from the exons ATGTGTTGTTGGTTACAATTGAGGGGAATGATGCTCGCCTTGTCAGTATTGATGTTTTACATTTG GCCAGTGTCCAGGATATATCTTCAGTGGCAGCTTATTGCTTCGGGAGAAAGAGCGAAT GTGTTTTCAGCTTTTGGATTTGTGCACAAAATCACAACATTTGAGAAGACAGCTGGATTCCAG GCTCTGGTGCAATTTTCTGATGCAGAAACCGCTACTTCAGCAAAGGATGCCCTGGATGGAAGAAGCATTCCCAG TTACTTGATTCCAGAACTTGGACCATGTACACTTAAAATCACATATTCTGCTCATACGGATCTGAGCGTGAAGTTTCAGAGTCATCGTAGCAG GGATTACACCAATCCTCACCTTCCTGTTGCTCCCTCAGCCATAGATGCAAGTGGTCAG TTCAGTTTGGGTTTGGATGGGAAGAAACTGGAACCTGAGAGTAATGTTCTTCTTGCTTCCATTGAGAACATGCAGTATGCAGTTACCTTGGATGTCCTACACACG GTTTTCTCAGCTTTCGGTCCTGTACTAAAGATTGCTATGTTTGATAAGAATGGAGGGGTTCAGGCTCTGATACAGTACCCTG ATGTACGCACAGCTGTTGTTGCGAAGGGAGCTTTAGAAGGACATTCCATTTATGAAGGTGGATATTGCAAGCTTCATATCACTTACTCTCGACACACTGATCTTAGTATAAAG GTTAATAATGATCGCAGCAGAGATTATACAATCCCAAATACCCCTATGTTGAATTCTCAACCTTCAATCTTTGGGCAGCAGCCACCTCAGATAGGAGGTCCAGGTGTTCATCCATACAGTGCCCCTGCCCATTACGCTCCAGCTCCAGGTGTTGCTCCGCCTCAGCATTCTGCAGGCTGGAACTCTGCTGCCGCCACAGCAAATCCAGGAATGCCAATGCAGATGCATAATCACCCTTACATGCCACCTGGTAGTGTGCCTTCACAGATGGGTTCTGCGGTGATTCCAATGCATGGACGGAATGGCATACCGTATTCTACTGCAATGCCTCCTTATCATCAACAGTAG